The following are encoded together in the Calditrichota bacterium genome:
- a CDS encoding ATP-dependent helicase, translating to MSNKTVDDILNALNAEQREAVTFGEGPLMVVAGAGTGKTRVITHRIAYLIATKQARPEEILALTFTDKAAAEMEERVDVLVPYGFANVWISTFHSFGDHLLRQYAFELGLPPDFQVLAEAEQNIFFRQHLFAYPLDFYRPLGNPTRFISALLSLFSRAKDEDVSPEEYLAYAERLQKEAAAHPEDTELQEQAARQMELARTYACHQRLLAESGKIDFGDQVSLALKLLREHPAVLRELRQRYRYILVDEFQDTNYAQFVLLQLLAGPHGNITVVADDDQSIYKFRGAAISNVINFLRTYPDARLVVLRENYRSTQQILDAAYRLISHNNPERLEVQRGISKQLRAQRAGGAGVMHRHFDSLSTEADAVASIIEQKMQAGGYCYRDFAILVRANNHADPFLRSLNMKGIPFQFSGSRGLYSRDEVRLLTHFLRTLSNPDDSVSLFHLAQSEVYQFPPVELARCNSYAHARNLSLFQVFETLPRLPDLVVSPEAQATAAKIVENTQKFLEIARTNNAGVVLYRFLTDSGLLKRLTSAQTVDAEVRLLNIARFFEIVRSFCAMATEDRVQEFVTHLDALIEAGDDPPTAQADTDLDAVNVLTVHKAKGLEFRVVFLVGLVQDHFPTRARSESLALPKELVKDIVPEGDVHLQEERRLFFVGMTRAKEELYLTSARDYGGKRPRKISQFVLEALDTVRADDSYERPSAVEVIQRHAPPAQTAPDLAAPIPEDQLLTVSHKQIDDYITCPLKYKYIHVLRVPLLPHHTIVYGQAIHKAIEQYHRRKVAGQPVTLQDLHEAFRSAWSSQGFLSREHEEQRFAAGLKALELFFQQEEENGCTPALVEQEFSFILDNDRVTGRWDRVDVRDGAVYIVDFKSSAVQDQDKANEEARKSLQLGIYALGYREVNARTPDFIELRYVESGITGRAAVTDKLLARATEKIKTAARGIRQRHYPAEPDEHTCSRCPYNQICPATSSSYIIAE from the coding sequence CTTTTACCGACAAAGCCGCCGCGGAGATGGAAGAGCGCGTGGACGTGCTCGTGCCCTATGGCTTCGCCAATGTGTGGATCAGCACCTTCCACTCCTTCGGCGATCACCTGCTGCGGCAATATGCTTTCGAGTTGGGTCTGCCCCCCGACTTTCAGGTGCTTGCCGAGGCAGAGCAAAACATCTTCTTCCGCCAACACCTTTTCGCTTACCCTTTGGATTTCTATCGGCCGCTGGGCAACCCGACGCGTTTCATCTCTGCGCTCCTCTCGCTGTTCAGCCGGGCAAAGGACGAAGACGTCAGCCCGGAGGAGTATCTGGCCTATGCGGAACGGCTGCAGAAGGAGGCTGCGGCTCATCCCGAGGACACCGAGCTTCAGGAGCAGGCAGCGCGGCAGATGGAGCTGGCGCGCACCTATGCCTGTCATCAGCGCCTGTTGGCCGAAAGTGGCAAGATCGACTTTGGCGATCAGGTGAGCCTTGCCCTCAAACTGTTGCGCGAGCATCCTGCCGTGCTACGAGAATTACGGCAGCGCTACCGGTACATCTTGGTGGACGAGTTTCAGGACACCAATTATGCCCAGTTTGTGCTCCTCCAGCTTCTGGCCGGGCCGCATGGCAACATCACCGTGGTAGCGGACGATGACCAGTCCATTTACAAGTTCCGGGGTGCGGCGATCAGCAACGTCATCAATTTCTTGCGCACCTACCCCGACGCGCGGCTGGTGGTGCTGAGGGAGAACTACCGCTCCACCCAGCAGATTCTGGATGCGGCCTATCGCCTGATCAGCCACAACAACCCTGAGCGCCTGGAGGTGCAGCGTGGCATCAGCAAGCAGCTGCGGGCACAGCGAGCAGGCGGGGCGGGAGTCATGCATCGCCACTTCGACAGCCTGTCCACTGAGGCGGACGCAGTGGCCAGTATTATCGAACAGAAGATGCAGGCGGGAGGGTACTGCTATCGCGACTTTGCCATTCTCGTGCGGGCCAACAACCACGCCGACCCCTTCCTGCGCTCGCTGAACATGAAGGGCATCCCTTTCCAGTTCAGCGGCAGCCGGGGGCTGTACAGCCGCGACGAGGTGCGCCTGCTCACCCACTTCCTGCGCACGCTGAGCAATCCCGACGACTCGGTGAGCCTTTTCCATCTGGCGCAGTCTGAGGTGTATCAGTTCCCACCTGTGGAGTTGGCGCGTTGCAACAGCTACGCTCATGCCAGGAACCTGTCGCTCTTCCAGGTCTTTGAGACGTTGCCGCGGCTGCCGGATCTGGTCGTTTCTCCGGAGGCACAGGCTACGGCCGCCAAGATTGTGGAGAACACCCAAAAGTTCCTGGAAATCGCTCGCACCAACAACGCCGGCGTGGTCCTGTACCGGTTTCTGACCGACAGCGGCCTGCTGAAGCGGCTGACTAGCGCGCAGACGGTGGACGCAGAGGTGCGGCTCCTCAACATCGCGCGTTTTTTCGAGATTGTTCGCAGCTTCTGCGCCATGGCCACCGAAGACCGTGTGCAGGAATTCGTCACCCACTTGGATGCCCTCATCGAGGCGGGCGACGATCCCCCCACTGCGCAGGCCGACACCGACTTGGACGCCGTGAACGTGCTCACGGTGCACAAGGCCAAGGGGTTAGAATTCCGCGTCGTGTTTCTGGTGGGACTGGTGCAGGACCACTTCCCGACGCGCGCCAGGTCTGAGTCCCTTGCCTTGCCCAAGGAGCTGGTCAAAGACATCGTGCCGGAAGGGGACGTGCACTTGCAGGAGGAGCGGCGCCTCTTCTTCGTCGGCATGACCCGTGCCAAGGAGGAGCTCTACCTCACCAGCGCCCGGGACTATGGCGGCAAGCGCCCGCGCAAAATCAGCCAGTTTGTGCTGGAGGCGTTGGACACCGTGCGCGCCGACGACAGCTACGAGCGCCCGTCTGCCGTGGAGGTGATCCAGCGCCACGCTCCGCCGGCGCAGACCGCTCCCGACTTGGCCGCACCCATTCCCGAGGACCAGCTTCTCACTGTCAGCCACAAGCAGATTGACGATTACATCACCTGCCCGCTCAAGTACAAGTACATCCACGTGCTGCGGGTGCCTCTCTTGCCGCACCACACTATCGTCTACGGACAGGCCATTCATAAGGCCATCGAGCAGTACCATCGGCGCAAAGTGGCTGGGCAGCCGGTGACCCTGCAAGACCTGCACGAGGCGTTTCGCAGCGCCTGGAGCAGCCAGGGGTTCCTGTCGCGAGAGCACGAGGAGCAGCGGTTCGCCGCCGGCCTCAAGGCCCTGGAGCTCTTTTTCCAACAGGAGGAGGAAAACGGCTGCACGCCGGCCCTGGTGGAACAGGAGTTCAGCTTCATCCTGGACAACGACCGGGTAACGGGCCGCTGGGACCGGGTGGACGTTCGCGATGGGGCCGTGTACATCGTGGACTTTAAGTCGTCGGCGGTGCAGGACCAGGACAAGGCCAACGAAGAGGCAAGAAAGAGTCTGCAGCTCGGGATCTACGCCTTAGGCTATCGCGAAGTGAACGCCCGCACCCCAGATTTCATCGAGCTTCGCTACGTGGAGAGCGGCATCACCGGGCGAGCTGCGGTGACCGACAAGCTGCTGGCCAGGGCCACCGAGAAGATCAAGACGGCAGCGCGCGGCATTCGACAGCGGCACTACCCGGCCGAGCCCGACGAGCACACCTGCTCCCGCTGCCCCTACAACCAGATCTGTCCGGCCACGTCGAGCAGTTACATCATCGCCGAGTGA